From Nonomuraea helvata, a single genomic window includes:
- a CDS encoding ABC transporter permease — MPRDAPHQISLRRISLHRIAVLAAHNVLLRRRDPAHLVSYLVMPMVLMLVFKSMLGEPVQVVTGLLVMFSVLSMADVAGSSLAERTWHTWDRLKATRAGVPEIMLGKALPVFAVLVLQQSVLLAYGIVAVGMRPAGPVWALALAVMAWCFALLGVGTALAGVVRSQGELSTLCNIAALSVSALGGALVPYSMMPSWAQAIAPVSPGYWATTMLQAAVRGDVASTAGPAAVLVGLGLVAGAFAWWRFGKGWDRSSLL, encoded by the coding sequence ATGCCGCGTGACGCCCCGCACCAGATCTCCCTGCGCCGGATCTCCCTGCACCGGATCGCCGTGCTGGCCGCCCACAACGTGCTGCTGCGCAGGCGCGACCCGGCCCACCTGGTCAGCTACCTGGTCATGCCCATGGTCCTCATGCTGGTCTTCAAGTCCATGCTGGGCGAGCCCGTCCAGGTCGTCACGGGCCTGCTGGTCATGTTCTCGGTGCTGTCGATGGCCGACGTGGCCGGGTCCAGCCTCGCCGAGCGCACCTGGCACACCTGGGACCGCCTCAAGGCCACCAGAGCCGGCGTGCCGGAGATCATGCTCGGCAAGGCCCTGCCGGTCTTCGCCGTGCTTGTCCTGCAGCAGTCCGTGCTGCTCGCGTACGGGATCGTCGCAGTGGGCATGCGGCCCGCCGGACCGGTGTGGGCGCTGGCGCTGGCCGTGATGGCATGGTGCTTCGCGCTGCTCGGGGTGGGTACGGCGCTGGCCGGAGTGGTGCGCAGCCAGGGCGAGCTGAGCACGCTCTGCAACATCGCGGCGCTGTCGGTCAGCGCGCTCGGCGGCGCGCTCGTGCCGTACTCGATGATGCCCTCCTGGGCGCAGGCGATCGCGCCGGTCTCGCCCGGATACTGGGCGACCACCATGCTCCAGGCCGCCGTCAGGGGCGACGTCGCGAGCACGGCCGGTCCGGCGGCCGTCCTCGTCGGGCTCGGCCTCGTCGCCGGCGCCTTCGCCTGGTGGCGCTTCGGTAAAGGTTGGGACCGCAGCAGCCTCCTGTAG